TtctataagaagaaaaaaaatggaaaactaTCATTATGATGACCCATTTCTAAGTAGAGGTACCCAAACTCAAACATCTGTATAATGTTAACTATTGCATTCAAGAGTGAGAACATATTCAGATCACATAAGCAAGTTTAACatgtaatactaataataatactaatagtagtagtagtagtagtaatagtagtagtagtactaacaacaacaacaacaacaacaagaataataacgataataataataataacaacaacaacagtaataaaaacaacaaccataataataataataataacgataataataataacaacaacaataataataataataataataacaacaataatattaataataacaacaacaacagtaacaaaaacaacaaccataataataataataacaacgataataataacaatgataataataacaacgataataacaacaacaacaacaacaacaacaacaacaacaacaacaacaacaacaacaacaacaacaacaacaacaacaacaacaacaacaacaacaacaacaacagtaataataatagtaatagtaacaacaacaacaataacaataataataatagtaataataatagtaatagtaatagtaataataatcgtaatagtaataataataataataataataataataataataataataataataataataataataataataacaacaacaacaacaacaacaatattaataataagaataataagaataataataaaaataacaacaataataataacaatagtagtagtaatagtaataacaatattaataataacagtaataagaataagaataataataaaaataacaacaataataataacagtagcagtagtagtagtagtaataataataataacaacaacaataataataacagtaatagtaataataataataataacaataacaacaataataatagtaaataaaaaaatggtaataataataataataataataataataataataataataataataataataataataaaatgctgaaaatataaGCAGCCGGGATTGACTTTGAGTGAGACCATCTTTTTTTGCTTGTTGTTCAAGAAGTCTAAGATATCGGCTCCATGTGAGGGAATGATgattcatcgagtctcaaagactcaaattttcttagagtCCGAaatcaagactccattttttTTGCTCCCAAAGTGTTCATGCAAACAAGAAGAGAGTGAAGAAATTAGTAATATGATTCAATCCCCCTTTTTTAGGACAATATTATATCATAACGACAACGAAAACAGAGAAACATGgagtaaatattacctgttgcaCGACAGTTAATGGAAATACTTCGATCACGAATCTATCCTTACTCTTCAAGTAAAATTCGATGTAGTAGAgagaaaactcaaaaattcttTGCAAGTAATATTCAAAATCAGAGCGTAAAGATTTTTTTTCTGTCCCCCCTTTGTTCTGCCCGCCCTCCTCTCTTTATAGGAATAtggagataaaaaaaaaaataaaaaatggtgaatgaataaaataatgcggaataggcggatgaataaaataatacgaaATGAGCGGATGAATAAAGTAACACAGAATGggcggatgaataaaataacacGAAATGGGCagttgaataaaataaataatgataaaaagtaataatataaatgaaaatatatattattattcaagaattataaaaaatatatatatgctgaaattaCTTAATAatagaattaatatatatatatattgtaagcTTGTtgaaattgtttaaaattgaagaacttgattttttttaaattacattGTGGAGGGttaaaattgggtgtcaacagctgtctCTTTTTTACCGGAGACAATGAAAGAGTTTTTTGGATAAATAAGTTGACGTAATAGGCAATTTTTGTCCTGAGCATCAATGTTGAAATGAAGCTTATGAATATACGGgggtaaaaaaattatgaaaaattatggCTGAACCTTTTGTTTTTGAGTTGCTAATATGTCTCGAGTTGCTCGAGAATTAAGCTAAATGTAGCTCTGAAGTTATTCCAGAATAAGGTGGAGTGAGTTGAAAACACCATCATTTATAAAATCATGTCGGTATTAGtgaatgagaaaaatgataataaaggccgcaaagaaaaagaacaaaattgAACAAGTGAAGGGTTATTTGAAAAAATGAAGTGAAGTAAAATGGACCTTTAAAGTAGAATTGAAACTTGGACTCAACAAAGGGCAAAAATATTGGGAGAAACGAAGTAAAGCCTAGCCAAAGAAATTGTCTCAGTAACGAGTTATGGCATAACTAGATTTTAAGACCCGCATTGTGGAACATAGGCTGAGTAGAGTTTGAGAATAGATTCATGACCGTTGTTGGTGAGTTTGACTCTCCAACAAATACCCAGTTCAATGCTTAGAAATAGTTTCATGTTATGCTAAGACTTCTGCAAAACTTAAACTTGATaagataattaataaatattaaacatAAAGTAATGTGCAATAAGCTCATGGAAATGACACCTCTAGGGCGTGAATATATGGAATGCGACCTTGCAAGCcgtaataatttaataaaatctttaataaaacttatgaaaatggagttggccgatgattcatgaaaatggtgCATTTCAGCAAATGATTAGTGAAATGAGGCCTTAacctaaattatttataaaaaatataatttttaagtctGCAATTTATGAAAATGAGGCTTCTCAAGTCGATGATTAATGAAGATGGCGTCTTTGCAAATATTGCATTTTTGCAAATGTTTTGTGTAATTGTAtttaaagcatttgtgcaaTGTATTAGAAAGCAATTGAAAGCCATGTGGAACGCAATTTAAATAcctgaaagcatttgtgcaacgcatttgataatgtttgaaagcatttgtgcagtgtatttgataatgtttgaaaGTATTTGTGCAGTGTATTTGAATATATCGGAAAGCattagtgcagtgcatttgaatatattagaaAGTATTTGtgtagtgcatttgataatgtttgaaaGTATTTGAATATATCAGAAAGCattagtgcagtgcatttgataatatttgaaagcatttgcagtgcatttgaatatattagaaagcatttgtgcagtgcatttggtttgaaagcatttgtgcagtgcatttgaatatattagaaaatatttctgcagtgcatttgataatgtttgaaagcatttgtgcaacgcatttaaaaatattcaaaagtatttgtgcagtgcatttaaGAATATTTATGCGGAGTATTTTAATATCATAGGTAATGCAACTGAAAATATTTGTGCATCaagatatttgaaaattttgagaagCTTTATTTATAAGTTTCCCGAAACATAAATTTATAAGTAATTCAAACCATTCGACGTATGATCCTTTCAAGGCTGTAAATATTATTGACTTCTTTGTTGGCCGATAATTCTGACAAGCCTgcattcaaagaaaaattatgagTTTCGGGGAGGTTGATTCGCATTTGACTTTGAAGCTTTGGCTCTTTATACTTCTTCTTTCCTCAACTTTGTTTGGACTTGCAATCTCCGTCCATTCTAAATCTTGGCTAataaataacaagaaaatatttgattaaAAGGATTGTattaaaagtaataagataGATTATATATAATAGTAAAGAATTTCTGCAAAACTTTAGATTGTGGCATGTCGTGAAACGAAGCAAATGTCCCTTCCTGGAGTCTTTCTTCTGCCTGATTATTCGATTTACAACATACTCTTCAATTCTCTTGATGTCTTCTTGTAATGCTGCCCGCTAAACTGTCCCAATTTTGGTGAAGAGAGATAATAACATTCCATCATGATGACACCAAGCCGTACATGGACTGCCTATTATCCCATCAAGCATAATTCGTGAACACATTTCTTGAGAATTTGAAACAAAAGTGTTGAGCCCTTTATTGGTTGCCTATGTATCCAACATGAATCAAATCATACGTAGTtattatatacaaaataaaaaaggggaaaattaaaaaatttctcATAACGTGACCAAAGTCGATGTACGCCGCCTACATATCCCACAAAGGAAATCAGGCCAAGCATAGTTCATAAATACATAACAATGGGATCTTCTTGCAAAATTTTTACTAAGCGACCAGATCCGATGTGGGTTTCCTACGTATCCCACTAAGGGAATCAGGTCGGAATGTAGTTCTTCAATACATACTAAAATATTACACGAAAATAGTGTAAAATCTCCTAAACATAATATTTCTTAACCGCATCTGAATTGATGGTTTCGGCTATATATTTTCGTCCATTTCTGCTAGAATCAATGCTCCTCCAGTCAATGCTCTGTGAACCACATAAGGCCCGTGCCAATTAGGCGCAAACTTCCCCTTAGCTTCACTTGTGTGGGAATATccattttaaaatcaattatttCGGTTTGAACTATCTCAGTTTTACTTTTTTGTTGAAAGCTTTGGCCATCCTATGTTGATAGAGTTGTCTGTGACAAACTGTAttcattctcttttcatcaatgcGCATCAACTGTTCATATCGGCTTTGTATCCATTTGGCATCACTCAACTCAGCTTCTTGGATTATCCTCAGGGATGGTATCTCAACTTCCATTGGTAATACTACTTTTGTTCCGTAAACCAAAAGATAGGGTATTGCCCCAGTTGAAGTCCTAATTGTGGTGCGATAGCCGATGAGGGCAAACAGAAAATTCTCGTGCCAATGCTTGTAATTATCAATCATCTTCCGtaatattcttttaatattcttaTTAGCAGCCTCAACTGCTCCATTCATCTAAGATCGATAAGGAGTGGAATTGTGGTGAATAATTTTGAACTTCTCACATATCTCATGCATCAAACCGCTATTGAGATTAGATCCATTATCTGTTATAATTGAATTAGGGATGCTAAATCTACAAACTATGTTATTGCGAACAAAATCTGTCACCACCTTTTTTGTCACAAACTTATGTGAAGATGCTTCTACCCATTTTGTGAAGTAATCAATAGCTACCAAAATGAACCTGTGTCCGTTTGATGCGGCTGACTCAATAGGACCAATAGCATCCATGCCCCAGGCTGTGAATGGCCAAGGAGAACTCGTCACATTGAGTTCATTTGGTGGAATCTGGATCAAATCATCGTGAATCtgacattgatgacattttctCACAAAACGGATGTAGTCTGTTTCCATGGTCATTCAAAAATATCCAGCCCATAGAATCTTCTTTGCCAAAGTAAAACCATTCATGTGTGGCCCAGATGTACCCCCATGTATTTCTTCAATCAACTTGCTCGCCTCTTGGGAGTCAACACACCTTAATAACCCTAAATCTGAAGTCCTCCTATAAAGGATTTCTCCACTTAAGAAAAAGTGATTTGCAAGCCTCCGCAGTGTTCTCTTTTGAATATTGCTTATGCCTTCTGGATAATCTCCTTCTTTGAGATACCTCACAATGTCATAGTACCAAGGTTCTCcatccaattctccatttacaTGGAAACAATAGGCCGGTTGATCCTGCACATTGATCTTGATCGGATCTATGTAATTCTTGTCTGGATGTTGGATCATAGAAGACATGGTTGTCAAAGCATCTGCAAACTCATTTTGAGATCTAGCAATATGCCTGAATTCTATCTTGGCAAAATTCTTGCATGTTTCCTTCACACATTGCAAATAGGGGAGTATCTTCATATTCTTGGTGCTCCATTTGCTTTGTACTTGATGAATCAATAAGTCTGAATCACCTATAACCAATAATTTTTGTATATTCATATCAGCAACCATTCTGAGTCCAAGAATACAAGCCTCATACTCCGCCATATTGTTAGTACATAGGAACTTGAATTTTGCTGAGATTGGATAATATTGATCTGATTCTGAGACTAGTATTGCCCCAGCATCGACTCCTTTAGAATTTGTAGCACCATCAAAGAACATCCTCCACCCAGGATATTCTTTTGAAATATCCTCTCCAATAAATAATACCTCTTCATCAGGGAAATAAGTTTTAAGAGGTTCGTACTCTTTATTCACAGGGTTTTCAACAAGATAATCAGCAAGCGCTTGTCCTTTGATGGCCTTTTGAGTGACATAAATAATATCGAATTCACTTAGCAAAATTTGCCATTTTGCCAACTTCCCCGTAGGCATAGGCTTTCAAAACATATATTTGAGTGGATCCATCCTTGAGATGAGAAAAGTGGTATACGCGTATAAGTAATGTCTTAACTTTTGTGCAACCCAAGTCAAGGCAACACAAGTGCATTCCAATAAAGTATACCGAGCTTTGTAAGGTGTGAATTTCTTACTCATATAGTATATAGCCTATTCTTTCTTCCCAGTTTCATCGTGTTGTCCCAACACACATCCAAATGCATTATACGATACCAAAAAGTATAGTAGCAATGGTCTTCCCTGTTTTGGAGGCACCAAGACAGGCGGACTAGACAAGTACTCTTTGATTCTGTCAAAAGCTTGCTGACAATCTTCAGTCCATTTGATAGCAATATCTTTCTTCAATAACTTGAAGATTGGTTCACAAATTATCGTCGACGGTGAAATGAATTGACTAATGTAATTCAGTCGACCAAGAAAACTCATTACATCCTTTAAATTTTTTGGAGGAGGCAAGTCTTGAATAACCTTTATCTTTGAAGAATCCAATTCTATGCCCTTCCTACTCACAATGAAACCCAATAATTTTCAAGTAGGGACACCAAATGCACACTTTGCAGGATTTAATTTCAGATTATATCGCCTTAACCTGTCAAAGAACTTCTTCAAATCTATGATGTGATCTGAGCTCTTTTATGACTTGATAATGACATCGTCCATATAGACTTCAATCTCTTTATGGATTATGTCATGAAAAATGGTAGTCATAGCTCTATGTAAGTTACTCCTGCATTCTTGAGTCCAAAAGGCACTACTCGATAACAATATACTCCCCAAGGTGTGATGAATGCCATTTTCTCAGCATCTTCTTCATCTATTAGAATCTAATGGTAGCCTGCAGAGCAATCAACAAATGGCTGCAACTCATGCTTTGCACAATTATCGATAAGTATGTGAATGTTTGGGAGAGGAAAATTATCTTTCGGGCTGGCCTTGTTGAGATCTCGATAATCTACATATACTCtgattttttcatctttctttgGTACTGGCACTATATTAACCAACCATGTAGGATACTTTGTGACTCGAATGACATTGGCATCGAATTGCTTGGAAACCTCTTCCttaacttttaaactcagatCAGGCTTGATGTTTCTTGTCTTTTGCTTGATTGGGGGGCAAGATGAATCGGTCGGCAACTTGTGTGAAATAATGTCTGTGCTTAGACCCagatatcatcataagaccATGCAAATACATCTATCTATTGTCTCAAAAGATCAATAAGTTCCTTTCTTTGAGACAGAGTCAAATGGATGCTAATTCTTGTTTCTTTCATTAGTTCTGAATCTCCCAAATTTACCGTCTCAGTTTCATCCAAATTTGGCTTTCCTTTATTCTCAAAATGCTCGAAATCTTCAGTCAACTCTTCAGGCTACACCTCTTCTTCATATTCCACAAAAACTTATTAAGATCACAATTTTGGTTGCTCAATCAACTTCTTTTGACACCAAAGCGGTTCCTTGGAGTTACTCAACTGACACAAGGGACAGAGGAAAATGAAAGATAGTTGTAGAAACTGCTGCTGCCGAAATGACAAGATTTGGCGATGTTATGCCCCTAAAGATGTTGAACATTACTGTCAGGTGTAGGGACAAGTTTATTTCTAGATTTCTGATTGATAATGGCTCAGTTGTTAACATATGTCCTTCATTACCCTTCGAGCTTTGGGAATTGATATTGGGAAAATTTGTGAAAGTTGTGTAACGGTTAAAGGTATTGATGGGACATAAAGAGGTGTCATTGGCGAAATTGATTTGCCATTGCAAATTGGACTCGGGGAATTTATAGTGGAATTTCAAGTATTGGACATATCtactaattataatttattgctTGGGAGGCCATGGATCTATATGGTTGGTGCGGTCCCTTCTACCCTgcaccaaaatttgaaatttatttggaaTCATCATGAAATTGTTGTTCATGGAGAAACTAGTAATTCAATGTATCTTGACAATTCGATCCCTGTTGTTGAAAGTATGGAAGAACTAGATAGGTTTGTATTCCACACTAAAGAGATCATGTGTGTCAATCAAGTTGAAAGGGTAAAGTTGCCACATGTTCTTATGATGGTGTCTTGGGAAATGTTAAAGAATGGTTTCATGCCTGGTCGAGGTCTTGGAGTGAATTTGGATGGAATAGTGGAACCAATTAAGTTGCCTGGCCAAAAATACACTTTTGGTTTAGGATACAAGCCTACTCCTGAAGAAGTCTCGCTGGTCAATCTCAAAAGGAAAAGTGACATTCCCTTACCACAGCCCATCCCACGCTTGAATCAGTCATTTTCTAAGGCATGTGTTACAAAAGAATCAGAGGAAACCGTTAAAGACAACCTCATGGAAGGACTCAAAAACCTGTTTATTGAAGAAGTGGAATGCAATATAATTTTGGAGAATTGTGCCGAGATCCTGACCATATGGGATGCTAAGCCTGGAGATGCTTTGAACAATTGGACTTGTAACCCGTCCCTGTTTTTTCGGGAATCTTGGTAGATAATTGTATTAgaattaataaaataacatgattCAAAATTAAGGCCTGAATCATGTTTAagaatctttaaatattttgcCTCCACCTTTTGAAAGCTTAAATGCCACATCTAaactatattttcttctttaaatttcaaaattttcttctttaaatttcaaaattttatccttaattattaattttatttttctactcCCTTTCAGTAAGAAAACTAATAAATCTGCCAATACCGAGAATGTGGCATGTAATGAAACAAGCGAACAAATTCCAAGCACATTGCATccttttgagattgtataaaaagAGAGGTCATCTCGCTTTCCTTCATCAGAGGTTGAACTTTTACAACATTTGCTCTCTACCTCATGGCATATTCCCTAAAAGACTCCGTTGACTTCTTTTCTAATTTCATCAAATAGAACCTATCTAGTATAGCCTCAGTGTTGAACTTGAACCTATCCATAAACTCTTGTGCCATGGCACTCCAACTATGCCATTTCTTTGGATCCTGACTTGTGTACCAATCTAGGGCTTCTCATGTTAAACTCCTTATAAATAACTTCATTCTAATTGCCTTATCTTTCCCCACTACAACTAGCTTATCACAATATGATCTTAAATGAGCTCGAGGATTTCCCTTCCCATCAAACACATCAAATTTTAGTACCTTATATCCCGCAGGCAACTCAACATCG
The genomic region above belongs to Solanum dulcamara chromosome 5, daSolDulc1.2, whole genome shotgun sequence and contains:
- the LOC129890494 gene encoding uncharacterized protein LOC129890494, coding for METDYIRFVRKCHQCQIHDDLIQIPPNELNVTSSPWPFTAWGMDAIGPIESAASNGHRFILVAIDYFTKWVEASSHKFVTKKVVTDFVRNNIVCRFSIPNSIITDNGSNLNSGLMHEICEKFKIIHHNSTPYRS